One Sanguibacter sp. HDW7 DNA window includes the following coding sequences:
- a CDS encoding ABC transporter ATP-binding protein translates to MTAVWDEPQTDEVEPDILCRDLVRIFVTEGVEVQALQGLTLRVERGEVVALVGASGSGKSTLLSILSGLDRPTGGAARVAGQDLVTMTRRERVAFQRHRVGFVWQQTARNLLPYLTAAQNVVVPMALAGTPRRGAERAARATELLAMLGVADVADRLPAHMSGGEQQRVAIAVALANGPRVLLADEPTGELDEATSAEVLEAFRTANAELGTTVLVVTHDPAVADHVSRTVRIRDGRTSLEVLRRREVGADGVERDLVEEFAVLDPVGRMQLPPEFVTQLGLRDRVRLDLEPDHVSVWPGTSGGAAATRTGGPDPTPGPAPQVGRHAATKEPS, encoded by the coding sequence ATGACCGCCGTCTGGGACGAGCCGCAGACCGACGAGGTCGAGCCCGACATCCTCTGCCGGGACCTCGTGCGCATCTTCGTCACCGAGGGTGTCGAGGTCCAGGCCCTCCAGGGCCTCACGCTGCGCGTCGAGCGCGGCGAGGTGGTCGCGCTCGTCGGCGCGTCCGGCTCTGGCAAGTCGACGCTGCTGTCGATCCTCTCGGGGCTCGACCGGCCCACGGGCGGGGCGGCACGCGTCGCAGGGCAGGACCTCGTGACGATGACGCGTCGCGAGCGGGTCGCCTTCCAGCGTCATCGCGTGGGCTTCGTGTGGCAGCAGACGGCGCGCAACCTCCTGCCGTACCTCACCGCGGCCCAGAACGTCGTCGTGCCGATGGCGCTCGCGGGCACGCCACGTCGCGGGGCCGAGCGCGCCGCGCGCGCGACGGAGCTCCTCGCGATGCTCGGCGTCGCGGACGTCGCCGACCGCCTGCCCGCCCACATGTCCGGCGGCGAGCAGCAGCGCGTCGCGATCGCGGTCGCGCTCGCGAACGGGCCGCGGGTCCTGCTCGCCGACGAGCCGACGGGCGAGCTCGACGAGGCGACGAGCGCCGAGGTCCTCGAGGCGTTCCGGACCGCGAACGCCGAGCTCGGCACGACCGTGCTCGTCGTCACGCACGACCCCGCGGTCGCCGACCACGTCTCCCGCACCGTCCGTATCCGCGACGGCCGCACCTCGCTCGAGGTGCTGCGTCGGCGCGAGGTCGGCGCCGACGGCGTCGAGCGCGACCTCGTCGAGGAGTTCGCCGTGCTCGACCCGGTCGGACGCATGCAGCTCCCGCCCGAGTTCGTCACACAGCTCGGGCTGCGTGACCGCGTGCGCCTCGACCTCGAGCCCGACCACGTGAGCGTGTGGCCCGGCACGAGCGGCGGCGCCGCGGCGACGCGGACCGGCGGACCCGACCCCACGCCCGGACCTGCCCCGCAGGTGGGCCGTCACGCCGCGACCAAGGAGCCGTCATGA